A genomic window from Glycine soja cultivar W05 chromosome 10, ASM419377v2, whole genome shotgun sequence includes:
- the LOC114372378 gene encoding U1 small nuclear ribonucleoprotein C-like, which translates to MPRYYCDYCDTYLTHDSPSVRKQHNAGYKHKANVRTYYQQFEEQQTQSLIDQRIKEHLGQAAAFQQVGVAYNHLMVQRPNLPPVLPPPRLPIPGNAQIPGGQPLMQGMRPPVFPRPPGAPGYVSAHTMPPMLPPPGAPQVPGQLNTIPRPPSLAPPPTVPGSTATPASNGAPSMVSSAMYQANPPAPSSGSYDNYNTSAQAPEGNH; encoded by the exons ATGCCTCG GTACTACTGTGACTACTGCGACACCTATTTGACCCACGATTCT CCATCTGTTAGAAAGCAGCACAATGCAGGTTACAAACACAAG GCAAATGTGAGGACTTACTACCAGCAATTTGAAGAACAACAAACACAAAGTTTAATTGATCAAAGGATCAAAGAACATCTTGGGCAAGCTGCTGCATTTCAGCAAGTTGGTGTGGCTTATAATCATCTAATGGTTCAGAGGCCTAACCTTCCTCCTGTATTGCCACCACCAAGATTGCCTATTCCTGGAAATGCACAAATACCTGGAGGCCAACCACTAATGCAAGGGATGAGACCACCTGTCTTTCCTAGACCTCCTGGTGCACCAG GATATGTTTCTGCACATACCATGCCTCCGATGTTACCTCCACCTGGTGCTCCCCAGGTTCCAGGTCAACTAAATACCATACCAAGGCCCCCTTCATTAGCTCCCCCTCCAACGGTTCCTGGAAGCACTGCTACACCAGCTTCCAATGGTGCTCCCTCTATGGTATCATCAGCAAtgtatcaagccaatcctccgGCACCTTCATCTGGAAGTTATGATAACTACAATACGAGTGCTCAAGCACCTGAGGGTAATCACTGA
- the LOC114372556 gene encoding polycomb group protein FIE1-like isoform X2, translated as MVGETAATGKSVGLGLGCDPVVGSLACSKKREYRVTNRLQEGKRPLYAVIFNFIDSRYFNVFATVGGNRVTVYQCLEGGVIAVLQSYVDEDDESFYTVSWACNVDGTPFVVAGGINGVMRVIDVGSEKIHKSFVGHGDSVNEIRTQTLKPSLVISASKDESVRLWNVHTGICILIFAGAGGHRNEVLSVDFHPSDIYRIASCGMDNTVKIWSMKEFWTYVEKSFTWTDLPSKFPTKYVQFPVYNASVHLNYVDCNRWLGDFILSKSVDNEIILWEPKVKEQTPGEGVVDILQKYPVPECDIWFIKFSCDFHFNLAAVGNREGKIFVWELQSSPPVLVARLSHPQSKSPIRQTATSFDGSTILSCCEDGTIWRWDDVTNSPD; from the exons ATGGTGGGTGAAACGGCGGCAACGGGGAAGTCGGTTGGTTTGGGTTTGGGATGTGACCCAGTGGTGGGATCCTTGGCTTGTTCGAAGAAGAGAGAATACAGAGTCACCAATCGCCTTCAAGAGGGAAAGCGCCCTCTATACGCCGTCATTTTCAACTTCATCGACTCCCGCTACTTCAACGTTTTCGCCACTGTTGGCGGCAATAGGGTTACTGTTTATCAATGTCTCGAAGGAGGAGTTATTGCTGTTTTGCAATCTTATGTAGACGAAGAT GATGAGTCTTTTTACACAGTGAGTTGGGCATGCAATGTTGATGGCACCCCATTTGTTGTGGCTGGAGGAATCAATGGGGTAATGCGAGTCATTGATGTTGGCAGTGAGAAGATACACAAG AGTTTTGTTGGCCATGGAGACTCCGTAAATGAAATCAGGACTCAAACATTAAAGCCATCACTTGTGATCTCTGCAAGCAAA GATGAATCTGTCCGGTTATGGAATGTTCATACTGGAATATGCATTTTAATATTTGCCGGAGCTGGAGGACATCGTAATGAAGTTTTAAGTGTT GATTTTCACCCATCAGATATATATCGTATTGCTAGTTGTGGCATGGATAATACTGTAAAAATATGGTCTATGAAGG AGTTCTGGACATATGTAGAAAAATCATTTACATGGACAGATCTTCCTTCTAagtttcccacaaaatatgtcCAGTTTCCT GTATACAATGCTTCAGTTCATTTAAATTATGTTGACTGTAATAGGTGGCTAGGtgattttatcctctcaaag AGTGTTGACAATGAAATTATCTTGTGGGAACCTAAAGTGAAGGAACAAACTCCAGGGGAG GGTGTAGTTGACATCCTTCAGAAATACCCTGTTCCTGAGTGTGATATCTGGTTCATCAAGTTTTCTTGTGATTTCCATTTCAACTTAGCCGCAGTGG GTAACAGGGAAGGGAAGATTTTTGTTTGGGAATTGCAGTCAAGTCCTCCTGTACTTGTTGCAAG GTTGTCACATCCTCAATCAAAATCTCCAATCAGGCAGACTGCTACGTCCTTTGATGGAAG TACTATATTGAGTTGCTGTGAGGATGGGACAATATGGCGTTGGGATGATGTTACAAACTCCCCAGACTAA
- the LOC114372556 gene encoding polycomb group protein FIE1-like isoform X1, whose amino-acid sequence MVGETAATGKSVGLGLGCDPVVGSLACSKKREYRVTNRLQEGKRPLYAVIFNFIDSRYFNVFATVGGNRVTVYQCLEGGVIAVLQSYVDEDKDESFYTVSWACNVDGTPFVVAGGINGVMRVIDVGSEKIHKSFVGHGDSVNEIRTQTLKPSLVISASKDESVRLWNVHTGICILIFAGAGGHRNEVLSVDFHPSDIYRIASCGMDNTVKIWSMKEFWTYVEKSFTWTDLPSKFPTKYVQFPVYNASVHLNYVDCNRWLGDFILSKSVDNEIILWEPKVKEQTPGEGVVDILQKYPVPECDIWFIKFSCDFHFNLAAVGNREGKIFVWELQSSPPVLVARLSHPQSKSPIRQTATSFDGSTILSCCEDGTIWRWDDVTNSPD is encoded by the exons ATGGTGGGTGAAACGGCGGCAACGGGGAAGTCGGTTGGTTTGGGTTTGGGATGTGACCCAGTGGTGGGATCCTTGGCTTGTTCGAAGAAGAGAGAATACAGAGTCACCAATCGCCTTCAAGAGGGAAAGCGCCCTCTATACGCCGTCATTTTCAACTTCATCGACTCCCGCTACTTCAACGTTTTCGCCACTGTTGGCGGCAATAGGGTTACTGTTTATCAATGTCTCGAAGGAGGAGTTATTGCTGTTTTGCAATCTTATGTAGACGAAGAT AAGGATGAGTCTTTTTACACAGTGAGTTGGGCATGCAATGTTGATGGCACCCCATTTGTTGTGGCTGGAGGAATCAATGGGGTAATGCGAGTCATTGATGTTGGCAGTGAGAAGATACACAAG AGTTTTGTTGGCCATGGAGACTCCGTAAATGAAATCAGGACTCAAACATTAAAGCCATCACTTGTGATCTCTGCAAGCAAA GATGAATCTGTCCGGTTATGGAATGTTCATACTGGAATATGCATTTTAATATTTGCCGGAGCTGGAGGACATCGTAATGAAGTTTTAAGTGTT GATTTTCACCCATCAGATATATATCGTATTGCTAGTTGTGGCATGGATAATACTGTAAAAATATGGTCTATGAAGG AGTTCTGGACATATGTAGAAAAATCATTTACATGGACAGATCTTCCTTCTAagtttcccacaaaatatgtcCAGTTTCCT GTATACAATGCTTCAGTTCATTTAAATTATGTTGACTGTAATAGGTGGCTAGGtgattttatcctctcaaag AGTGTTGACAATGAAATTATCTTGTGGGAACCTAAAGTGAAGGAACAAACTCCAGGGGAG GGTGTAGTTGACATCCTTCAGAAATACCCTGTTCCTGAGTGTGATATCTGGTTCATCAAGTTTTCTTGTGATTTCCATTTCAACTTAGCCGCAGTGG GTAACAGGGAAGGGAAGATTTTTGTTTGGGAATTGCAGTCAAGTCCTCCTGTACTTGTTGCAAG GTTGTCACATCCTCAATCAAAATCTCCAATCAGGCAGACTGCTACGTCCTTTGATGGAAG TACTATATTGAGTTGCTGTGAGGATGGGACAATATGGCGTTGGGATGATGTTACAAACTCCCCAGACTAA
- the LOC114369781 gene encoding RNA-binding protein BRN1-like, whose product MMAEGKEESKFSEESVKLFVGQVPKRMAEDEVLAMFKEFALVDEVNIIRDKASRASRGCCFVICPSREEADKAVNACHNKKTLPGASSPLQVKYADGELERLEHKLFIGMLPKNISEDEVSDLFSMYGTIKDLQILRGSQQTSKGCAFLKYETKEQALAALEAINGKHTMEGSSVPLVVKWADTEKERLARRAQKAQSQVSNMPQADPQHPSLFGALPMGYVPPYNGYGYQAPGGYGLMAYRFPPMQNQPGFHNMNMNQVNAVRPDLGHSVNPRNYHAPPASYIGPYPAVPGVQHPMVYPRRIVSPRPMSSSSGSVSPAGGNSNSSSSGASKSSSGQIEGPPGANLFIYHIPQEYGDEELATTFQPFGRVLSAKIFVDKVTGVSKCFGFVSYDTPEAAQSAISTMNGCQLGGKKLKVQLKRDNKQSKIY is encoded by the exons ATGATGGCGGAGGGGAAGGAAGAGAGTAAATTTAGCGAGGAAAGCGTGAAGCTGTTCGTGGGTCAAGTGCCGAAGCGCATGGCGGAAGATGAAGTGCTTGCAATGTTCAAGGAGTTCGCTTTGGTTGACGAGGTCAACATCATCAGAGACAAAGCTAGTCGTGCCTCCCGAG GTTGttgctttgtaatttgtccGTCCAGGGAAGAAGCGGATAAGGCGGTCAATGCTTGTCATAACAAGAAAACGCTCCCTGgg GCATCTAGTCCGTTGCAAGTGAAGTATGCAGATGGTGAATTGGAAAGATTAG AACACAAACTCTTTATTGGCATGCTTCCAAAGAATATTTCTGAAGATGAGGTCTCTGATCTTTTCTCAATGTATGGAActataaaggatttacagaTTTTAAGAGGTTCTCAGCAGACAAGTAAAG GATGTGCATTTTTGAAGTATGAAACCAAAGAACAGGCCCTTGCTGCTCTTGAGGCAATCAATGGAAAACATACAATGGAG GGTTCAAGTGTTCCTTTGGTTGTCAAATGGGCAGATACTGAAAAGGAAAGGCTAGCTCGAAGGGCTCAAAAAGCACAGTCCCAAGTTTCTAACATGCCGCAGGCTGATCCTCAACATCCCTCATTATTTGGAGCCTTGCCAATGGGTTATGTTCCTCCATATAATGGATATGGTTATCAG GCTCCCGGGGGTTATGGGCTCATGGCATACCGTTTTCCACCAATGCAGAATCAACCAGGTTTCCATAACATGAACATGAACCAAGTAAATGCAGTGAGGCCTGATCTTGGTCACAGTGTGAATCCTAGAAATTATCATGCGCCTCCTGCAAGTTACATTGGCCCTTATCCTGCTGTGCCAGGTGTACAGCATCCAATGGTATATCCCAGAAGAATTGTAAGTCCGAGGCCGATGAGTAGTTCTTCTGGTTCTGTTTCACCTGCAGGTGGGAATAGCAACTCTTCATCTTCAGGTGCCAGTAAAAGTTCCAGTGGTCAAATTGAAG GACCACCTGGTGccaatctatttatttatcacATACCTCAAGAATATGGAGACGAAGAGCTCGCAACCACATTTCAACCGTTTGGTAGAGTTTTGAGTGCTAAAATTTTTGTCGATAAAGTAACAGGTGTAAGCAAATGTTTTG GGTTTGTTAGTTATGATACTCCAGAAGCTGCTCAATCTGCCATTAGTACGATGAATGGTTGTCAATTAGGTGGTAAGAAATTAAAGGTTCAGCTTAAGAGGGATAACAAGCAGAGTAAGATTTACTGA
- the LOC114370670 gene encoding uncharacterized protein LOC114370670 — translation MERKETIDFSSYFYLEASGDSEEADFDHTFACEMAKADGGGEVVDDNDDALSCNGSGACNVAESDGCDESCDEHDGGIEKKQEEDGVYGMSYCEDDEMQEEQMKSYVSFDSGHKSLDEMEKNRLFWEACLAS, via the coding sequence ATGGAGAGGAAGGAGActattgatttttcttcttatttttatcttgaaGCCTCTGGTGACTCTGAAGAAGCTGATTTTGATCACACCTTTGCTTGTGAAATGGCCAAAGCAGATGGTGGTGGCGAAGttgttgatgataatgatgatgcTCTATCTTGCAATGGATCTGGTGCTTGTAATGTTGCTGAATCCGATGGGTGTGACGAGTCTTGTGATGAGCATGATGGTGGGATTGAGAAGAAGCAGGAGGAGGATGGTGTTTATGGAATGTCATATTGTGAAGATGATGAGATGCAAGAAGAACAGATGAAATCCTATGTGTCTTTTGATTCAGGCCACAAATCTCTggatgaaatggaaaagaacaGGCTCTTCTGGGAAGCTTGCTTGGCATCTTGA
- the LOC114369253 gene encoding rho GTPase-activating protein 2-like isoform X1, producing the protein MTGVVMVTKGGGCGGGGKRTRSARTAEEEEEQQNQLSLVALLLAAIRKSMVSCRVDPPEDVISTVHHMEIGWPTNVQHITHVTFDRFNGFLGLPYEFQVEIPARVPSASVSVFGVSAESMQCSYDPKGNSVPTILLLMQDRLYSQGGLKAEGIFRINPENSQEEHVRDQLNRGIVPDDIDVHCLAGLIKAWFRELPSGVLDGLSPEQVLQCNTEEESVELVKQLKPTESALLSWAIDLMADVVEEEEFNKMNARNIAMVFAPNMTQMSDPLTALMHAVQVMNLLKTLIMKTLREHEQTAKGGYSPMSYHSSDRQSEDEYSSQREMDTSGELRGTKSDYDDHAHYGHSSEGEAGSLSEIEEECFLKQLDENKKGFSEESAGYLDKYVSTRSFSGYNMEPSISVTDGKAGNSCLSTTLTDLASNVDSSSSSIGCTGTKDVEMMDKFADSISPVPPLLASS; encoded by the exons AGCAGAACCAGCTGTCGCTGGTGGCGCTTCTCTTGGCGGCCATCAGAAAATCGATGGTGTCGTGCAGGGTGGACCCACCCGAGGACGTAATCTCCACCGTCCATCACATGGAGATCGGATGGCCAACCAACGTCCAGCACATCACTCATGTCACCTTCGACCGCTTCAACGGCTTCCTCGGTCTTCCCTATGAGTTCCAAGTCGAGATCCCTGCCAGGGTCCCCAGTGCTAG TGTAAGTGTGTTTGGTGTCTCAGCAGAATCTATGCAGTGTTCTTATGATCCAAAAGGAAACAGTGTCCCCACTATTCTTTTGCTAATGCAGGACCGTCTATACTCGCAGGGAGGCTTGAAG GCTGAGGGTATATTTCGTATAAACCCCGAAAATAGTCAAGAGGAGCATGTGAGGGACCAGTTGAATAGGGGCATTGTGCCGGATGATATTGATGTCCACTGTTTAGCGGGGCTGATCAAAGCCTGGTTCCGAGAGCTACCTTCGGGAGTGCTAGATGGACTTTCCCCTGAGCAAGTTCTTCAGTGCAACACAGAAGAAGAATCTGTTGAGCTTGTGAAGCAGCTAAAGCCAACCGAGTCTGCTTTACTCAGCTGGGCTATTGATCTCATGGCTGATGTTGTAGAAGAGGAGGAATTTAACAAAATGAATGCTAGAAATATTGCAATGGTTTTTGCTCCAAACATGACTCAG ATGTCTGATCCTCTAACAGCCCTGATGCATGCGGTTCAAGTGATGAACTTACTCAAGACACTCATCATGAAGACACTTAGAGAACACGAACAAACAGCAAAAGGTGGCTATTCTCCCATGTCATATCATTCATCAGATCGCCAGTCTGAGGATGAATACAGCAGTCAGCGAGAAATGGACACAAGCGGTGAATTGAGAGGAACCAAATCAGATTATGATGATCATGCCCACTATGGTCACAGTAGTGAAGGGGAAGCTGGATCTTTGAGTGAGATAGAGGAGGAGTGCTTCTTGAAGCAGTTGGATGAGAACAAAAAAGGATTCTCAGAGGAATCTGCAGGTTATTTGGATAAGTATGTTAGCACCAGGAGTTTCTCTGGCTATAACATGGAACCTTCTATATCTGTTACTGATGGCAAAGCAGGGAATTCCTGCTTGAGTACAACACTGACTGATTTGGCCTCAAATGTTGACTCAAGTAGTTCATCAATAGGATGTACCGGCACCAAAGATGTGGAGATGATGGATAAGTTTGCAGATTCTATTTCACCTGTGCCACCACTCCTTGCTTCTAGTTAA
- the LOC114369253 gene encoding rho GTPase-activating protein 2-like isoform X2, producing MFMFLSVYVIVCGRERKCKTFMKGSEEDDVARTLFQTSAFGVSVFGVSAESMQCSYDPKGNSVPTILLLMQDRLYSQGGLKAEGIFRINPENSQEEHVRDQLNRGIVPDDIDVHCLAGLIKAWFRELPSGVLDGLSPEQVLQCNTEEESVELVKQLKPTESALLSWAIDLMADVVEEEEFNKMNARNIAMVFAPNMTQMSDPLTALMHAVQVMNLLKTLIMKTLREHEQTAKGGYSPMSYHSSDRQSEDEYSSQREMDTSGELRGTKSDYDDHAHYGHSSEGEAGSLSEIEEECFLKQLDENKKGFSEESAGYLDKYVSTRSFSGYNMEPSISVTDGKAGNSCLSTTLTDLASNVDSSSSSIGCTGTKDVEMMDKFADSISPVPPLLASS from the exons ATGTTTATGTTTCTCTCTGTGTATGTGATTGTGTGtggaagagaaagaaagtgTAAGACTTTCATGAAGGGTAGTGAAGAAGATGACGTAGCCAGAACTTTGTTTCAAACTAGTGCATTTGG TGTAAGTGTGTTTGGTGTCTCAGCAGAATCTATGCAGTGTTCTTATGATCCAAAAGGAAACAGTGTCCCCACTATTCTTTTGCTAATGCAGGACCGTCTATACTCGCAGGGAGGCTTGAAG GCTGAGGGTATATTTCGTATAAACCCCGAAAATAGTCAAGAGGAGCATGTGAGGGACCAGTTGAATAGGGGCATTGTGCCGGATGATATTGATGTCCACTGTTTAGCGGGGCTGATCAAAGCCTGGTTCCGAGAGCTACCTTCGGGAGTGCTAGATGGACTTTCCCCTGAGCAAGTTCTTCAGTGCAACACAGAAGAAGAATCTGTTGAGCTTGTGAAGCAGCTAAAGCCAACCGAGTCTGCTTTACTCAGCTGGGCTATTGATCTCATGGCTGATGTTGTAGAAGAGGAGGAATTTAACAAAATGAATGCTAGAAATATTGCAATGGTTTTTGCTCCAAACATGACTCAG ATGTCTGATCCTCTAACAGCCCTGATGCATGCGGTTCAAGTGATGAACTTACTCAAGACACTCATCATGAAGACACTTAGAGAACACGAACAAACAGCAAAAGGTGGCTATTCTCCCATGTCATATCATTCATCAGATCGCCAGTCTGAGGATGAATACAGCAGTCAGCGAGAAATGGACACAAGCGGTGAATTGAGAGGAACCAAATCAGATTATGATGATCATGCCCACTATGGTCACAGTAGTGAAGGGGAAGCTGGATCTTTGAGTGAGATAGAGGAGGAGTGCTTCTTGAAGCAGTTGGATGAGAACAAAAAAGGATTCTCAGAGGAATCTGCAGGTTATTTGGATAAGTATGTTAGCACCAGGAGTTTCTCTGGCTATAACATGGAACCTTCTATATCTGTTACTGATGGCAAAGCAGGGAATTCCTGCTTGAGTACAACACTGACTGATTTGGCCTCAAATGTTGACTCAAGTAGTTCATCAATAGGATGTACCGGCACCAAAGATGTGGAGATGATGGATAAGTTTGCAGATTCTATTTCACCTGTGCCACCACTCCTTGCTTCTAGTTAA